In the genome of Candidatus Poribacteria bacterium, the window CGGCTGTTGTCTTTATGCCAGTATCACCGATTTAAAGGAGCGGAGGATTAGGAACTTCTGCAGCCTTGGGTTGCTCTATTGCGGATTCATACTGCAGGTGATCTTCTGGCTTCAAGGTTGGATTCCGCTCTTCTATCTCATATCGGTGACGCTCGGCGGAGCTGTCCTGGCCTATCTGTCCTACATTTTTAACTTCTTCGCCCCTGGGGATGCGAAGTTGTTCTGGGCTGTTTGTGTCGCTTTGCCTCCTCTCCTTTTCAAATCGCCGAAGGGCTATATGTTTGCCCCTATCGTGTTGCTACTGGTTATCGGGGTTTATCAGGCGATCATCTTCTGGGCGCACTCCAAAGGGGTTGAAATTCTCGTCCTCCTCTTGGGAACCCTGGCATATCTTGTCACCTTTTTTCATCCTAATCGGCATCTATGTGGGTATCTATGCGCTCATGAGGTCTCTGATCTTCTCCTTGACGAATTCAGCACTCGTGGAAGGGGTGGGAATAAGGGATATGAAGGCAGAGATTACTGTCAACCGTGAAAGCCATCCCGGAGGGGATACATCTCCCCTCCGGATCGATAAAAGGAGGGATCGATATGGCACGGGGGAGATCATCTCCCATCTCTCTGATCCTGATAGGGGGATTGTTGTTATTGCTCGGTGTGACCATCTTGATATCGGCACAGCCTCCTGAACCGAGGATCGTTTTCGAGGGTATCAATTGGAAGAGGGATTGGAAGAGGGGGAAGTTCTGGAATATCTACACTATGGATCTCAGGGGGAAGAGATCAAACAATTGACCAACAACCCATGGCATGATGGCTACCCGGATTGGTCACCCGATGGGAGGGAAATAGCTTTCTGCTCAGGTTGGGATCTCGCCATCATGAACTGGGACGGGAGCAACTGCCGAAGGTTAAACACGGGAACCTCTCTCCCCCAAGATCCAGATTGGTCTCCTGATGGGAAGAAGTTAGCCTTCGCGGCGGAGGTGGGAGGATTGCCCGACATCTTCGTGTTGGATTTGGAGAGGGGAGATTTGCGAAATCTCACAAACCTGAAAGCTAGAGATGCCTCCCCATCCTGGTCACCGGATGGCAGATGGATAGCATTTGCATCGGACAGAGATCCGCGGTTCTGGGACGTAGGAGGAGGTATGGCACCTGACATCTATGTTATGGATGCACAGGGAGGTAACATCAAAAACCTCACCAGGACGGCAGGGGTATGTGAGAGTGAACCGGCTTGGTCTCCCGACGGAACGCAGATCGCTTACGCCGTTCAAGATACGGCAAAGTCCTTAATAGTGGATCTGTATGTTATGGATATAGATAATCGTAAAAGGCGGCGATTAACCGATTTTAAGGGTAAGTATCCGGGTGATTTCTATCAGGTTTTCTCCCTCTCCTGGGCTGACAGGGAGCATATCATCTTTTCCGTATGTCACTATGACGGAGAAGATATTTATTTGATAAATAGAGAGGGGGGAGAGCTTCGCCTGATTTACCATAAGAGGGGAATGAGGGCTTCTCATCCGGATCTTTTCGGTAACGTCTTGGGCGTGAATTCTTTGAGGTTAAAGAAAACCCTTTGGGGGGTTATAAAGAGGAGGATGAGATGATTTAGGATGATCAGCCGTATTCGGGGGCTTTCGAGCAAAGCGCGTCTGAGGGAATTCATCTTGAGCGAGTCTGGGGACCAGGGCCCAGAAGGCAGCTCAGGTTGGTGCTATCCTTGCCACCTCCGCTCTGGCCGCACTGCTGATGAAGGTAGGAGCTGAGCAGACGAATTGTGATCCTGACTGATCCCGACACGTGAAAATTCGAGGGCGGGGGTAAAGCCCCCACCTGCATTTGGAAATTGGAGGAGGTGAGGGGATTATGAAACCTAAATGGAAACTCTTAATGGAGAGTTTCCTTCTGATGATTAATATCGGATCGACTCTTCAGGCACAACCGAAGAAAGCTCAGATTCTCTTCGATTCTATCCGACCTTGGGGAAATCCGGCGATTTACATTATGGATATAGATGGGAGAAACCAA includes:
- a CDS encoding prepilin peptidase, translating into GCCLYASITDLKERRIRNFCSLGLLYCGFILQVIFWLQGWIPLFYLISVTLGGAVLAYLSYIFNFFAPGDAKLFWAVCVALPPLLFKSPKGYMFAPIVLLLVIGVYQAIIFWAHSKGVEILVLLLGTLAYLVTFFHPNRHLCGYLCAHEVSDLLLDEFSTRGRGGNKGYEGRDYCQP
- a CDS encoding PD40 domain-containing protein, translating into MEEGLEEGEVLEYLHYGSQGEEIKQLTNNPWHDGYPDWSPDGREIAFCSGWDLAIMNWDGSNCRRLNTGTSLPQDPDWSPDGKKLAFAAEVGGLPDIFVLDLERGDLRNLTNLKARDASPSWSPDGRWIAFASDRDPRFWDVGGGMAPDIYVMDAQGGNIKNLTRTAGVCESEPAWSPDGTQIAYAVQDTAKSLIVDLYVMDIDNRKRRRLTDFKGKYPGDFYQVFSLSWADREHIIFSVCHYDGEDIYLINREGGELRLIYHKRGMRASHPDLFGNVLGVNSLRLKKTLWGVIKRRMR